A genomic segment from Propioniciclava sp. MC1595 encodes:
- the pstA gene encoding phosphate ABC transporter permease PstA — translation MTATLTPSRASNSLTAGQLPRWATPAIAATAVVVGGLATVLLGSFNPGLAAFFAFVLHQVAIYVASASIEGLRKAADRLMQGFVVGAFLLALIPLLWVAISTLRAGLNRFDGQFFTWSMRNIVGEGGGAIHAIYGTLAITGVATLISVPIGLLTAIYLSEYGQGKALARGITFFVDVMTGVPSIVAGLFAYALMGLVFRPGFVSGFAGSIALSVLMIPVVVRSCEELLRIVPNELREASYALGVPKWRTILKIVLPTAISGIVSGVILAIARIIGETAPLMIASGFTQSINNNFFQGPMMTLPTFVYGQYAYRSVPQEAYVDRAWAGALTLILIVMTLNLVGRIIAKRFAPKAGR, via the coding sequence ATGACCGCCACGCTCACGCCCTCCCGGGCCTCGAACTCGCTCACCGCAGGGCAGCTGCCCCGCTGGGCCACGCCCGCCATCGCGGCGACCGCGGTCGTCGTCGGCGGCCTGGCCACCGTCCTGCTGGGCTCCTTCAACCCCGGCCTGGCCGCCTTCTTCGCGTTCGTGCTCCACCAAGTCGCGATCTACGTGGCCTCGGCCAGCATCGAGGGCCTCCGCAAGGCCGCCGACCGCCTCATGCAGGGCTTCGTCGTCGGCGCCTTCCTCCTGGCCCTGATCCCGCTGCTCTGGGTCGCGATCTCGACCCTGCGGGCCGGCCTGAACCGGTTCGACGGCCAGTTCTTCACCTGGTCGATGCGCAACATCGTCGGTGAGGGCGGCGGCGCGATCCACGCCATCTACGGCACCCTGGCCATCACCGGCGTCGCCACCCTGATCTCGGTGCCGATCGGCCTGCTCACCGCCATCTACCTGTCCGAGTACGGGCAGGGCAAGGCGCTGGCCCGCGGCATCACCTTCTTCGTCGACGTCATGACCGGCGTGCCCTCCATCGTCGCCGGCCTGTTCGCCTACGCGCTCATGGGCCTGGTCTTCCGCCCGGGCTTCGTCAGCGGCTTCGCCGGCTCCATCGCCCTGTCGGTGCTGATGATCCCCGTCGTGGTCCGCTCGTGTGAGGAGCTCCTCCGCATCGTGCCGAACGAGCTGCGCGAGGCGTCCTACGCCCTGGGCGTCCCGAAGTGGCGCACGATCCTGAAGATCGTCCTGCCGACCGCCATCTCGGGCATCGTGTCCGGCGTGATCCTGGCCATCGCCCGCATCATCGGCGAGACCGCCCCGCTGATGATCGCCTCGGGCTTCACCCAGAGCATCAACAACAACTTCTTCCAGGGCCCGATGATGACGCTGCCCACGTTCGTCTACGGGCAGTACGCGTACCGCAGCGTGCCCCAGGAGGCGTACGTGGACCGCGCCTGGGCCGGTGCCCTCACCCTGATCCTCATCGTCATGACGCTGAACCTCGTCGGCCGTATCATTGCCAAGCGGTTCGCCCCCAAGGCCGGCCGCTAA
- the pstB gene encoding phosphate ABC transporter ATP-binding protein PstB: MSKRIEAKNLDIYYGKFKAVEDVSMVIEPRAVTAFIGPSGCGKSTFLRSLNRMHEVIPGAYVDGRILLDGEDLYGPGVDPVNVRRQIGMVFQRPNPFPTMSIKENVLAGLKLNNKRASKSELDETAEKALRGANLWEEVKNRLDLPGSGLSGGQQQRLCIARAIAMQPDVLLMDEPCSALDPISTLAIEDLIQELKANYTIVIVTHNMQQAARVSDTTAFFNIAGTGQPGKLIEMDTTEKIFSTPQVKATEDYITGRFG; encoded by the coding sequence ATGTCCAAGCGAATCGAAGCGAAGAACCTCGACATCTACTACGGCAAGTTCAAGGCCGTCGAGGACGTCTCCATGGTGATCGAGCCCCGCGCGGTGACGGCGTTCATCGGCCCGTCGGGCTGTGGCAAGTCGACGTTCCTGCGCTCGCTGAACCGCATGCACGAGGTCATCCCCGGCGCCTACGTCGACGGGCGCATCCTGCTCGACGGCGAGGACCTCTACGGCCCCGGCGTCGACCCGGTGAACGTGCGCCGCCAGATCGGCATGGTCTTCCAGCGCCCGAACCCGTTCCCCACGATGTCGATCAAGGAGAACGTGCTCGCCGGCCTCAAGCTGAACAACAAGCGCGCCTCGAAGAGCGAGCTGGACGAGACCGCCGAGAAGGCCCTGCGCGGCGCCAACCTGTGGGAGGAGGTCAAGAACCGCCTCGACCTGCCCGGTTCCGGCCTCTCCGGTGGCCAGCAGCAGCGCCTGTGCATCGCCCGCGCCATCGCCATGCAGCCCGACGTGCTGCTCATGGACGAGCCCTGCTCGGCCCTCGACCCGATCTCGACGCTGGCCATCGAGGACCTGATCCAGGAGCTGAAGGCCAACTACACGATCGTCATCGTGACCCACAACATGCAGCAGGCCGCCCGCGTCTCCGACACCACGGCGTTCTTCAACATCGCCGGCACCGGCCAGCCCGGCAAGCTGATCGAGATGGACACCACCGAGAAGATCTTCTCCACCCCGCAGGTGAAGGCGACCGAGGACTACATCACCGGTCGCTTCGGCTGA